A genomic window from Plasmodium reichenowi strain SY57 chromosome 6, whole genome shotgun sequence includes:
- a CDS encoding hypothetical protein (conserved Plasmodium protein, unknown function), whose protein sequence is MVKVLIYFTFVVVFFFHIKTLGFKKNSIIKQYNLFSFLTCYKDISIGNRIRKKRNNKLCNNILNYNIYIPNNMKVSNINLKNNVFQIINFPLSTYNIISIDYGYNFMGLCILCKNKYIYEKVFSRHKNILYKKQFELPIKENVHLFYVVNFQNYIYNFFSFFHYLFEFIYNTNLLVIIGSNGSHMDEMVSDMGKHICLLMNEKRSIPTNNLSFDVYDESITFKNDNMYIKSRKDYIEKYNFSLNENSIEPSRQNEEDNTFNFSLKNVVTKVKDHNNTLFSKFYNKNYKNRKDSISACYLLNYFLKYYDNNNNEFFLPSKNVHYMYHIKGKKYI, encoded by the exons ATGGTAAAAGtacttatttattttacttttgtggttgtatttttttttcatattaaaaCGCTAGGTTTCAAAAAGAATTCAATAATAAAACagtataatttattttcttttttaacATGTTATAAAGACATTTCTATAGGAAACagaattagaaaaaaaaggaataataAACTTTGtaataacatattaaattataatatatatattccaaataatatgaaggtatctaatataaatttaaaaaataatgtatttcaaattattaatttccCTTTATCAAcatataacataatatCAATTGACTACGGTTATAACTTTATGG GTCTATGTATTTTATGTAAgaataagtatatatatgaaaaggTTTTTTCAAGacataagaatatattatacaagAAACAATTTGAGCTTCCGATAAAGGAGAATGTgcatttattttatgttgTTAATTTTCAAAACTATATTTACaactttttttctttttttcattatctcTTTGAATTTATTTACAATACTAACCTTCTTGTAATCATTGGTTCAAATGG GTCTCACATGGATGAAATGGTAAGCGATATGGGAAAACATATATGCCTTCTTATGAATGAGAAGAGATCGATACCTACTAATAATCTTTCCTTTGATGTATATGATGAATCAATAACCTTTAAAAATGacaatatgtatataaaaagtagAAAGGattatatagaaaaatataatttctCCTTGAATGAAAATAGTATAGAACCAAGTAGACAAAATGAGGAAGACAAtacttttaatttttctttaaaaaatgtggTTACAAAAGTAAAAGAccataataatacattgttttcaaaattttataataaaaattataaaaatagaaagGATAGTATATCAGCttgttatttattaaattattttttaaaatattatgacaataataataatgaattttttttaccaTCAAAAAATGTTCATTATATGTATCACATAAAAGgcaaaaaatatatataa
- a CDS encoding hypothetical protein (conserved Plasmodium protein, unknown function) — translation MVEINEIEFIEETEYFKFQHGACFCMLDNEKKENRSVDNLQEKIFKNNFIISNVKQKGLYFFNKRVQIFSLLDFLYKIDNDNKNIQIKSLPFEENVVLIENNKSDDRTFIYTDRQNIYIFDYDKDEIKLHCGVNIKINKLKHIGDFVFIILSDDKKIYFLKDKEVYECLEITEPINNVDEKNGLFLFTHADKEIITVKDENRKHTYDLSSFSKDIDIPYENCNIICAKILEYDKKEIKLFIVVLYNNEGDITCVTYDINIEGYEIKRVNYSMNDFFFEEYKKEEIYIKTMYISEWKILVCLSSESCEVVVYTHNDKLSEMNKSNDMKVLCIKEGYKINTRESDTFFLSLFMYSKYVDKIYRKSKLGNVPFLKNPVVFFLLQQNFKIVVEYLDQFKLEDNIDGNINSIKDDTIENDMKEVSLLPTLMNDIIENYNREHHKDIFKIFKTKKCPNEQKETKEVKNEVKSGQHSSLINTKLDEPKNISTTTTTTINNDNNNDNNNTKKGYNFPFSMFGIGTGNKSGASKNVVKEKPTTKLEELQPMKKIEESVEGLQFSEKDHAKRIEEIETKRIDKMEKYVQIDKVDQIKEMNNIQCMHEMKSKMKNENDKEEANISDILYEDKHIIIKKISGKYNKLIKNSMFMSEHILKDKNINTVKKNKIAKFNRRKEYYYNADKNKIIFLDEDDEEDKKSKKNQKSDFHTYFNPIDLDMYYHEKLSDEHCEKIIKKIERKHTFLFNDIKSMFVNVENVNANDSKYESLNENYNKNNSNNFDSKQENKNNTNNTLNYAFELDISKDDMNRFYQELDKYFLKKKLLKVKNDFFDKLKNYDEYNKNIFQTVFYNIYMHNGLNTCELFIYFILRNMQIPSFPSSLYILQNYFVKLIILNMKLRNIDHNILNDLWNNNHNNNDAIKRMLNNKSLINKSDQNNKNKNKSSSIYYEGLTNFDSEYSADGFYEEDIYKKVKNEKDEHKKMEYLSKIIPLFKDELNKEEEVAIFNLVNSGVNFLNSQICTFLSQKLLPIIYYNNLNSLDKDIGVMKIFLSNFVLSDDDLENVT, via the exons ATGGTTGAAATTAACGAAATTGAATTCATTGAAGAAAcagaatattttaaatttcaACATGGAGCATGTTTTTGCATGTtagataatgaaaaaaaagaaaatagAAGTGTCGATAATTTACAAGagaaaatttttaaaaacaattttattattagtaATGTAAAACAGAAAGgtttgtatttttttaataaaagggtacaaattttttctttattagattttttatataaaattgataatgataataaaaatatacaaattaaATCATTGCCTTTTGAAGAAAATGTTGTACTTATagagaataataaaagtgaTGATAgaacatttatatatacagaTCGTcaaaacatttatatatttgattaTGACAAGgatgaaataaaattacaCTGTGGTGTGaatatcaaaataaataaattgaAACATATAG gCGATTTTGTGTTTATAATTTTGAGCGATGATAAAAAGatatactttttaaaagataagGAAGTATACGAGTGCCTAGAAATAACCGAACCAATTAACAATGTTGATGAAAAGAATGGgttgtttttatttacacatgcagataaagaaataattactgtaaaagatgaaaataGAAAGCACACGTATGATTTAAGTTCATTTAGCAAAGATATAGATATTCCATATGAAAattgtaatataatatgtgCTAAGATATTAGAATACGACAAAAAGGAAAtcaaattatttatagttgtgttatataataatgaggGTGATATAACATGTGTTacatatgatataaatatagaagGATATGAAATAAAACGTGTGAATTATTCTATgaatgattttttttttgaagaatataaaaaagaggaaatatatataaaaacaatgTATATAAGTGAATGGAAAATATTAGTTTGTCTTTCATCTGAGTCATGTGAAGTAGTTGTATATACAcataatgataaattaaGTGAAATGAATAAATCTAATGATATGAAAGTGTTATGTATAAAAGAAggatataaaattaatacaaGAGAATCGGATACTTTTTtcttatcattatttatgtattcaaaatatgtagataaaatatatagaaaaagTAAATTAGGAAATGTTCCATTTTTAAAGAATCCAGTGGTATTTTTTCTCTTACAACAAAATTTCAAAATTGTAGTGGAATATTTGGATCAATTTAAATTAGAAGATAATATAGatggaaatataaattcGATCAAAGATGATACAATTGAAAACGATATGAAAGAAGTGAGTCTTTTACCTACACTCATGAATGATATTattgaaaattataatagGGAACACCATAAGGATATTTTTAAGATATTCAAAACGAAAAAATGTCCAAATGAGCAAAAAGAAACAAAGGAAGTCAAAAACGAGGTTAAATCAGGACAACATAGTTCTTTGATCAATACAAAATTGGATGAaccaaaaaatatatctactactactacgactactataaataatgataataataatgataataataataccaAGAAGGGATATAATTTCCCCTTTAGCATGTTTGGTATAGGTACTGGAAACAAATCGGGAGCTTCCAAAAATGTAGTAAAAGAGAAACCTACAACAAAATTGGAGGAATTACAACcaatgaaaaaaatagaagAATCAGTTGAGGGATTACAATTTAGTGAAAAAGATCATGCAAAAAGGATAGAAGAGATAGAAACAAAAAGGATAGACAAAATGGAAAAGTATGTCCAAATTGATAAGGTCGATCAAATTAAagaaatgaataatatacaatGTATGCATGAAATGAAATCTAAGatgaaaaatgaaaatgataaagaGGAAGCTAACATATcagatatattatatgaagataaacatataattataaagaaaatatcaggaaaatataataaacttATAAAGAATAGTATGTTTATGAGTgaacatattttaaaagataaaaatattaatactgttaaaaagaataaaatagCCAAATTTAATAGACGAAAAGAATACTATTATAATGCAGataagaacaaaataatattcttagatgaagatgatgaagaagataAGAAATCTAAAAAAAACCAAAAGTCTGATTTTCATACGTATTTTAACCCTATAGATTTGGATATGTATTATCATGAAAAGTTATCAGATGAACATtgtgaaaaaataataaaaaaaattgaaagaaaacatacatttttatttaatgatataaaaagtatGTTTGTGAATGTAGAAAATGTAAATGCAAATGATTCGAAATATGAAAGTCttaatgaaaattataataaaaataatagtaataattttgataGTAAGcaagaaaataaaaataatacaaacaATACCTTAAATTATGCATTCGAATTAGATATATCCAAAGATGATATGAACAGATTTTATCAAGAATTAGATAagtattttttaaaaaaaaaattattaaaagttaaaaatgacttttttgataaattaaaaaattatgatgaatataataaaaatattttccaaacagtattttataatatttatatgcaTAATGGATTAAATACTTGTgaattgtttatatattttatattaagaAATATGCAAATACCTAGTTTTCCTTCTTcactatatatattacaaaacTATTTTGTgaaattaattattttaaatatgaagTTAAGGAATATAGACCATAACATTTTAAATGATTTATGgaataataatcataataataatgatgccataaaaagaatgttaaataataaaagtcttataaacaaatctgatcaaaataataaaaataaaaataaaagtagttctatatattatgaagGACTAACTAATTTTGATAGTGAATATTCAGCCGATGGTTTTTATGaagaagatatatataaaaaagtaaaaaatgaaaaagatgaacataaaaaaatggaatACCTATCAAAAATTATTCCTTTGTTTAAGgatgaattaaataaagaagaagaagTAGCTATATTCAATTTAGTAAATTCTGGTGTAAACTTTTTAAATAGTCAAATATGTACATTCTTATCTCAAAAATTATTGCctatcatttattataataatttaaattcaTTGGATAAAGATATAGGAGTAATGAAAATTTTTCTTTCGAATTTTGTGTTAAGTGATGATGATTTAGAAAACGTAACATAA